Proteins from a genomic interval of Neodiprion lecontei isolate iyNeoLeco1 chromosome 2, iyNeoLeco1.1, whole genome shotgun sequence:
- the LOC107218131 gene encoding Golgi to ER traffic protein 4 homolog: protein MASRGSLGVLRVLAKLEASVNSGNYYEAHQMYRTLHFRYLGQRKYSELLELLYNGSTLLLQHDQQASGADLGTLFVDALVKSETEPSQVYFEKLTNLFSLMNPTAPERETFLLEALRWSLKGSDYKTGHPDFHQRIAQVFWKEKNYIMARQHFLYSSDGSGCAAMLVELHEERGYSSEIDLFIVQAVLQYLCLRNKTTAEEAFHSYTLKHPKINSGPPYFLPLLNFLFFLLKTIETGKLAAFTVLCEQYQLSLNRDPLYRQYLDKIGQVFFNVSPPRAPSQGLFGSLLQSFFNGLEEEDSDDDQRNAPTTSHVAQELD from the exons ATGGCCTCCCGAGGCAGTCTCGGTGTTCTGAGAGTTTTAGCCAAATTAGAAGCGTCTGTCAACTCCGGAAACTATTATGAAGCACATCAGATGTACAGGACTTTGCACTTTAG GTACCTTGGACAAAGAAAGTATTCGGAATTACTGGAATTACTGTACAATGGATCAACGTTACTCCTACAACATGATCAG caAGCAAGTGGCGCTGATCTTGGAACATTATTTGTCGATGCTCTAGTCAAGTCAGAAACTGAGCCTTCGCAAgtatatttcgaaaaactgaCGAATTTATTCAGCTTGATGAACCCTACAGCACCAGAAAGGGAAACGTTTCTTTTAGAAGCGCTAAGGTGGAGCTTAAAGGGGTCCGATTATAAAACGGGTCACCCTGATTTTCATCAGCGAATAGCACAAGTATTCTGGAAAG agaaaaacTACATAATGGCCAGGCAACACTTTTTATATAGTAGTGATGGATCTGGTTGTGCTGCGATGCTTGTTGAACTTCACGAAGAGCGTGGATACTCGAGTGAAATAGATCTTTTCATTGTGCAAGCCGTCTTACA GTACTTATGTTTGAGAAATAAAACCACAGCAGAAGAAGCGTTTCATTCATATACTTTGAAACACCCAAAAATAAATAGTGGTCCACCGTACTTTCTGCcgttgttgaattttttattcttcttacTGAAAACCATTGAAAC TGGTAAGCTGGCCGCTTTCACAGTTTTGTGTGAGCAGTACCAGTTAAGCCTGAACAGAGACCCGCTCTATAGACAATACTTGGATAAAATAGGTCAAGTGTTCTTTAATGTATCACCGCCACGGGCACCAAGTCAAGGATTATTTGGTTCACTGTTACAATCGTTTTTCAACGGTCTGGAAGAAGAAGATTCAGACGATGATCAGCGAAATGCTCCTACGACATCGCACGTGGCACAAGAATTAGACTAA